In one Streptomyces sp. NBC_01288 genomic region, the following are encoded:
- the purU gene encoding formyltetrahydrofolate deformylase: MNAQSTAAAAAADQYVLTLSCPDKQGIVHAVSSYLFMTGCNIEDSQQFGDHDTGLFFMRVHFSAESPVTVEKLRASFAAIGDAFHMDWQVNRAADRMRVVLMVSKFGHCLNDLLFRARIGALPVEIAAVVSNHTDFAELVESYHIPFHHIPVTKDTKAEAEARVLDLVREEDVELVVLARYMQVLSDDFCKALSGRIINIHHSFLPSFKGAKPYHQAHLRGVKLIGATAHYVTADLDEGPIIEQEVERVGHDVTPDQLVAVGRDVECQALARAVKWHAERRILLNGRRTVVFA; this comes from the coding sequence ATGAACGCCCAGTCCACCGCCGCCGCGGCAGCCGCCGACCAGTACGTCCTCACCCTGTCGTGTCCCGACAAGCAGGGCATCGTGCACGCCGTGTCGAGCTACCTCTTCATGACCGGCTGCAACATCGAGGACAGCCAGCAGTTCGGCGACCACGACACGGGACTGTTCTTCATGCGCGTCCACTTCTCGGCGGAGTCGCCGGTGACGGTGGAGAAGCTGCGGGCGAGCTTCGCGGCGATCGGCGACGCCTTCCACATGGACTGGCAGGTCAACCGGGCCGCGGACCGGATGCGGGTCGTGCTCATGGTCAGCAAGTTCGGGCACTGTCTGAACGACCTGCTCTTCCGGGCCCGGATCGGGGCGTTGCCGGTGGAGATCGCGGCGGTGGTGTCCAACCACACGGACTTCGCGGAGCTGGTGGAGTCGTACCACATCCCCTTCCACCACATCCCGGTGACGAAGGACACCAAGGCGGAGGCCGAGGCGCGGGTCCTGGACCTGGTCCGCGAGGAGGACGTCGAACTCGTCGTCCTCGCGCGCTACATGCAGGTCCTCTCCGACGACTTCTGCAAGGCGCTCAGTGGGCGGATCATCAACATCCACCACTCGTTCCTGCCGAGCTTCAAGGGTGCGAAGCCGTATCACCAGGCTCACTTGCGGGGTGTGAAGCTGATCGGGGCGACGGCGCACTATGTCACCGCCGACCTCGACGAGGGGCCGATCATCGAGCAGGAGGTCGAGCGGGTGGGGCATGACGTGACGCCGGACCAATTGGTGGCGGTCGGTCGGGACGTGGAGTGCCAGGCGCTGGCGCGGGCGGTCAAGTGGCACGCCGAGCGCCGGATTCTCTTGAACGGGCGCCGGACTGTCGTGTTCGCCTAA
- a CDS encoding amidohydrolase family protein has translation MTTELPRIISVDDHVIEPAHLFETWLPKKYRDRGPQPLTAGIGELAYVAGKYQITMDPDGPPTDWWIYEDLKFPYKRNIAAVGFDRDEMTLEGITREQMRPGCWDPAERLKDMDLNHVEGSLCFPTFPRFCGQTFAEAHDKEVALACVRAYNDWMVEEWCGDSGGRLIPLCLIPLWDVELAVAEIRRNAARGVRAMTFSEIPTYLGLPSIHSGYWDPFFAVCQETGTVVNMHIGSSSQMPAASPDAPPAVQASLSFNNAMASMMDFLFSGVLVKFPTLKLAYSEGQMGWIPYALERADDVWEEHRAWGGVRDLIPEPPSTYYYRQMFCCFFRDKHGVASLDVVGRDNATFETDYPHVDSTFPHTKEVALDHVKGLDDETVYKLMRGNAIRMLGLDLDK, from the coding sequence ATGACCACCGAACTGCCCCGCATCATCAGCGTCGACGACCACGTGATCGAACCCGCGCACCTCTTCGAGACCTGGCTGCCGAAGAAGTACCGCGACCGCGGCCCCCAGCCGCTCACCGCCGGAATCGGCGAACTCGCCTACGTGGCGGGCAAATACCAGATCACGATGGACCCGGACGGCCCGCCCACCGACTGGTGGATCTACGAGGACCTCAAGTTCCCGTACAAGCGCAACATCGCCGCCGTCGGCTTCGACCGCGACGAGATGACCCTGGAGGGCATCACCCGCGAGCAGATGCGCCCCGGCTGCTGGGACCCGGCCGAGCGGCTCAAGGACATGGACCTCAACCACGTCGAGGGCTCGCTCTGCTTCCCGACCTTCCCGCGCTTCTGCGGCCAGACCTTCGCCGAGGCCCACGACAAGGAGGTCGCGCTCGCCTGCGTCCGCGCCTACAACGACTGGATGGTCGAGGAGTGGTGCGGCGACAGCGGCGGCCGGCTCATCCCGCTGTGCCTGATCCCTTTGTGGGACGTCGAGTTGGCCGTAGCGGAGATCCGCCGCAACGCGGCCCGCGGCGTCCGCGCGATGACCTTCTCCGAGATCCCCACCTACCTCGGGCTGCCGTCCATCCACTCCGGCTACTGGGACCCGTTCTTCGCGGTCTGCCAGGAGACGGGGACGGTCGTCAACATGCACATCGGCAGCAGCTCCCAGATGCCCGCCGCCTCCCCGGACGCGCCCCCCGCCGTACAGGCCTCGCTCTCCTTCAACAACGCGATGGCCTCGATGATGGACTTCCTCTTCAGCGGGGTCCTGGTGAAGTTCCCGACCCTCAAACTCGCCTACTCCGAAGGGCAGATGGGCTGGATCCCGTACGCCCTGGAACGCGCCGACGACGTGTGGGAGGAGCACCGCGCGTGGGGCGGGGTGCGCGACCTGATCCCCGAGCCGCCGTCGACGTACTACTACCGGCAGATGTTCTGCTGCTTCTTCCGCGACAAGCACGGGGTCGCTTCGCTGGATGTGGTGGGCCGGGACAACGCGACCTTCGAGACCGACTACCCGCACGTCGACTCAACCTTCCCGCACACCAAGGAAGTTGCCCTCGACCATGTGAAGGGCCTCGACGACGAGACGGTCTACAAGCTGATGCGGGGCAACGCGATCCGCATGCTGGGCCTGGATCTTGATAAGTAA
- a CDS encoding sigma-70 family RNA polymerase sigma factor, whose protein sequence is MATKDAPPRWDRKMQQRLARGEAAALGELYDRFASLVHSLAHRVLGDERAADGITREVFAHVWEHPDAYDPKQGPLRSWVAALTHRLAVQRLRTTETVALAHGGEGSTEELERKVRRASVAARADYIVTSMPAPLRAALELAYFQRRDYRQTAVDLGVTEDEARRRLRLGLQLLSTAHDAGAPPGAGGGA, encoded by the coding sequence ATGGCGACGAAGGACGCACCGCCCCGTTGGGACCGCAAGATGCAGCAGCGGCTGGCCCGGGGCGAGGCGGCGGCCCTCGGTGAGCTGTACGACCGCTTCGCCTCCCTCGTGCACTCCCTCGCCCACCGTGTCCTGGGCGACGAGCGCGCCGCCGACGGCATCACCCGCGAGGTCTTCGCCCACGTGTGGGAGCACCCCGACGCCTACGACCCCAAGCAGGGCCCGCTGCGCTCCTGGGTGGCCGCGCTGACCCACCGCCTCGCCGTGCAGCGTCTGCGCACCACCGAGACCGTCGCCCTCGCCCACGGCGGCGAGGGCTCCACGGAGGAGCTGGAGCGCAAGGTCCGCCGCGCCTCCGTCGCCGCCCGCGCCGACTACATCGTCACGTCCATGCCCGCCCCGCTGCGGGCCGCCCTGGAGCTGGCCTACTTCCAGCGCCGTGACTACCGCCAGACCGCCGTCGACCTCGGAGTCACCGAGGACGAGGCCCGCCGCCGCCTCCGCCTCGGCCTCCAGCTCCTCTCCACCGCCCACGACGCGGGCGCACCGCCGGGAGCGGGGGGTGGGGCGTGA
- a CDS encoding acyl-CoA dehydrogenase family protein, which produces MDLSYTAEEDEFRARLREWLGKVLPTLPVKPSPDDWPGRRAYDCGWQRMLYDAGYGHVHWDASPTTRLIFLEETEKAGAPYVGANFVGLLHAGPTLAAEGTAEQRERWLPPVLRGDEVWCQGFSEPDAGSDLAALRTRAWRDGDDYVVSGSKIWTSHAEVADWCELLVRTDADAPKHRGISWLAMPMSAAGITVRPLRTLAGSAEFAEVFLDEVRVPVGNRVGDENDGWRVTMVTLSFERGTAFVGEVVACRRVLGELAVEARRNGRWDDPVLRRQLGRLNAEFRALWRLTQWNVSEAEASGGVPGVGGSVFKLRYSHARQELYDVAADVLGPDSLDLERAWVLDRLSSLSYTIAAGTSQIQQNIVAERILGLPKGR; this is translated from the coding sequence ATGGACCTCTCGTACACGGCTGAGGAGGACGAGTTCCGGGCGCGGCTGAGGGAGTGGCTGGGCAAGGTGCTGCCGACCCTGCCGGTGAAGCCGTCGCCGGACGACTGGCCCGGCCGTCGTGCCTACGACTGTGGCTGGCAGCGGATGTTGTACGACGCCGGGTACGGCCATGTGCACTGGGACGCGTCTCCGACCACCCGGCTGATCTTCCTGGAGGAGACGGAGAAGGCGGGCGCGCCCTACGTAGGGGCCAATTTCGTCGGGCTGTTGCACGCCGGGCCGACGCTCGCCGCGGAGGGCACGGCCGAGCAGCGGGAGCGGTGGCTGCCGCCGGTGCTGCGCGGTGACGAGGTGTGGTGCCAGGGGTTCAGCGAACCGGACGCCGGGTCCGACCTCGCGGCGTTGCGCACGCGCGCGTGGCGGGACGGCGACGACTACGTAGTGAGCGGTTCCAAGATCTGGACCTCGCATGCGGAAGTCGCCGACTGGTGTGAGCTGTTGGTCCGGACGGATGCGGACGCGCCCAAGCATCGGGGGATCAGCTGGCTCGCGATGCCGATGTCCGCGGCGGGGATCACCGTACGGCCGTTGCGGACGCTGGCCGGGTCCGCGGAGTTCGCCGAGGTGTTTCTTGACGAGGTGCGGGTGCCGGTCGGCAACCGGGTGGGGGACGAGAACGACGGGTGGCGCGTGACGATGGTGACGCTGTCCTTCGAGCGCGGTACGGCCTTTGTGGGAGAGGTCGTTGCCTGTCGGCGGGTGTTGGGGGAGCTGGCGGTGGAGGCTCGGCGGAATGGGCGTTGGGACGATCCGGTGCTCAGGCGTCAACTGGGGCGGTTGAACGCGGAGTTCCGGGCGTTGTGGCGGCTTACTCAGTGGAATGTGAGTGAGGCGGAAGCCTCCGGCGGTGTACCGGGTGTGGGGGGCTCGGTCTTCAAACTCCGCTACTCGCACGCCCGTCAGGAGTTGTATGACGTGGCGGCGGACGTCCTTGGGCCGGACTCCCTTGATCTGGAACGGGCTTGGGTGCTGGATCGATTGTCCTCGCTGTCGTACACGATCGCTGCGGGTACTTCGCAGATTCAGCAGAACATCGTGGCTGAGCGGATTCTTGGGTTGCCGAAGGGGCGCTGA
- a CDS encoding ATP-binding protein: MQLEIRPDPAEVGRARRWARSRLAGSGIEADEPLAETLILLVSELVTNAVVHTGCPAVLRLSLPDVATESATVRLEVADTSCKAPVPRCADGDETGGRGLALVDGLADRWGWSAEGTGKRIWCEIDRDSEPREVACGGAVAAYEGFEFEGFAYEAV, encoded by the coding sequence GTGCAGCTGGAGATCCGGCCCGACCCCGCTGAGGTGGGGCGAGCCCGGCGGTGGGCGCGCTCCCGGCTCGCGGGGTCCGGGATAGAGGCCGACGAACCGCTAGCGGAGACGCTGATCCTGCTCGTCTCCGAGCTGGTCACCAACGCCGTGGTGCACACCGGCTGTCCGGCCGTCCTGCGGCTCTCCCTGCCGGACGTGGCGACCGAGTCGGCCACCGTACGGCTGGAGGTCGCCGACACCAGCTGCAAGGCGCCCGTGCCGCGCTGTGCGGACGGCGACGAGACCGGCGGTCGCGGCCTGGCCCTGGTGGATGGCCTCGCCGACCGCTGGGGCTGGAGCGCCGAGGGCACCGGCAAGCGCATCTGGTGCGAGATCGACCGGGACAGCGAACCCCGGGAAGTCGCGTGCGGGGGAGCTGTCGCGGCGTACGAGGGCTTCGAGTTCGAGGGCTTCGCGTACGAGGCCGTGTAG
- a CDS encoding zf-HC2 domain-containing protein — protein sequence MPRASVEDSGRPLPELDAAESRAVPLVLEHRVLKALLGAWALAACSAAETAAVEEHLGECGACADEALRLRGAVGLLHPVEPLDLDPGLRTRVLTSSFDRRPPRIPVPVWATPYDAETARLDALLQDIGDAEWHAPVRLRWFEGDGPTSRRTTVAGVIAHLLTVDGLVAAALGLDDPLTGETAKPMTPAARTEAYWKSSHFPPTRSIRSPWREQSHNIVRTVSFTGGSTGKLAVSYGDFELPLHDAMLDRAFECWVHAGDIAEAVDYPYDPPSPRYLNRMIDLAARMLPVVLAERRRHGLASPLSGRHLVGAGEPGRSLRLEIEGHGGGEWLIALDSPGAVGSAEREVAHIALDGVEFCHLAAGHVSPEEAAAGQLGDREAIRDVLFATASLSRM from the coding sequence ATGCCGCGGGCCTCCGTCGAGGACAGTGGGCGTCCGTTGCCCGAGCTGGACGCGGCCGAGTCCCGGGCCGTGCCGCTGGTGCTGGAGCACCGGGTGTTGAAGGCGCTGCTCGGGGCGTGGGCGCTGGCCGCGTGTTCGGCGGCGGAGACGGCGGCCGTCGAGGAGCACCTCGGCGAGTGCGGGGCCTGTGCGGACGAGGCGCTGCGGCTGCGCGGCGCGGTCGGGCTGCTGCACCCCGTCGAACCCCTCGACCTCGACCCCGGGCTGCGCACCCGCGTCCTGACCAGCTCCTTCGACCGCCGGCCGCCGCGCATCCCGGTGCCGGTGTGGGCGACGCCGTACGACGCGGAGACGGCCCGCCTGGACGCCCTGTTGCAGGACATAGGTGACGCCGAGTGGCACGCGCCCGTGCGGCTGCGGTGGTTCGAGGGCGACGGGCCGACGAGCCGTCGTACGACTGTCGCCGGGGTCATCGCGCATCTGCTGACCGTCGACGGCCTGGTCGCGGCGGCGCTCGGCCTCGACGACCCGCTGACCGGGGAGACCGCGAAGCCCATGACGCCGGCGGCGCGCACCGAGGCGTACTGGAAGTCGTCGCACTTCCCGCCGACCCGGTCCATCCGCTCGCCGTGGCGCGAGCAGAGCCACAACATCGTCCGCACGGTGTCGTTCACGGGCGGCAGCACCGGCAAACTGGCCGTGTCCTACGGCGACTTCGAGCTTCCGTTGCACGATGCGATGCTCGACCGGGCCTTCGAGTGCTGGGTGCACGCGGGGGACATCGCGGAGGCGGTGGACTATCCGTACGATCCGCCGTCCCCGCGTTACCTGAACCGGATGATCGATCTCGCCGCGCGGATGTTGCCGGTGGTGCTGGCCGAGCGGCGGCGGCATGGGTTGGCTTCGCCGTTGAGCGGGCGGCATCTGGTGGGTGCGGGTGAGCCCGGTCGCAGTCTTCGGCTGGAGATCGAGGGGCATGGTGGGGGTGAGTGGCTGATCGCCCTCGACTCGCCTGGCGCGGTGGGGTCCGCCGAGCGGGAGGTTGCCCATATCGCCCTGGACGGGGTCGAGTTCTGCCACCTGGCTGCGGGGCATGTGTCGCCGGAGGAGGCGGCTGCGGGGCAGCTCGGTGACCGGGAGGCGATCCGGGATGTGCTGTTCGCCACGGCGTCGTTGAGCCGGATGTAG
- a CDS encoding STAS domain-containing protein has translation MVAFKVNDGERGGWSVLLVSGELDLVTSPVLRQRVHDVVAEGQHSLVLDLSEVLFCDSSGVGVLIASRRLIRSCQGHLRVVLPAQGAVDGSHVNRVLGALGVRRLFDVYPDVMTATEDEPEDEADPLSA, from the coding sequence ATGGTGGCCTTCAAAGTGAACGACGGCGAGCGCGGCGGCTGGTCCGTACTCCTCGTGTCCGGCGAACTGGACCTGGTGACCTCGCCGGTGCTGCGCCAGCGGGTGCACGACGTGGTGGCCGAGGGGCAGCACAGCCTGGTCCTGGACCTCTCCGAGGTGCTGTTCTGCGACTCCAGCGGGGTCGGCGTGCTCATCGCCTCCCGCCGCCTGATCCGCTCCTGCCAGGGCCACCTGCGCGTCGTCCTGCCCGCCCAGGGCGCGGTCGACGGCTCGCACGTCAACCGGGTCCTCGGCGCCCTCGGCGTGCGCCGCCTCTTCGACGTCTATCCCGATGTGATGACGGCCACAGAGGACGAGCCCGAGGACGAGGCGGACCCCCTCTCGGCGTGA
- a CDS encoding acyl-CoA dehydrogenase: protein MRFQLTDDQRALRDAVRGVVGRSSSAGVWGLVAQFPAPLKGAPRLDRGFWRGLGELGVFSLRLAEVDGGAGLGLPEAVLVFEELGWALVPGPLVATHLAAGVVPGAATGETVVAAADGSLVEWLDEADVVLPGAEGAVALRSVDPLTPLHRVPAPARTDPVAVLLTAAEQLGTAARVCGLAVQHARTREQFGQPIGAFQAVKHLCAQSLVRVEVARAAVYAAAVTGDVVDIAAARLLADEAAVRGALDCLQVHGGMGFTWESEVHLHLKRAWVRARRGGGNTESEELLAADLLARAA, encoded by the coding sequence GTGCGGTTTCAACTCACGGATGATCAAAGGGCGTTGCGGGATGCGGTGCGGGGTGTGGTTGGTCGTTCTTCGTCTGCGGGTGTGTGGGGGCTGGTCGCGCAGTTCCCCGCGCCCCTAAAGGGCGCTCCTCGGCTGGACCGGGGTTTCTGGCGGGGCCTCGGTGAGCTTGGGGTGTTCTCTCTGCGGTTGGCGGAAGTGGATGGGGGAGCCGGACTCGGGCTTCCCGAAGCCGTGTTGGTGTTTGAGGAGCTTGGGTGGGCGTTGGTGCCTGGGCCGTTGGTGGCTACGCATCTCGCTGCCGGGGTGGTGCCGGGGGCGGCTACCGGGGAGACCGTTGTCGCCGCTGCCGACGGGAGCCTTGTGGAGTGGCTGGACGAGGCCGATGTCGTGTTGCCGGGGGCCGAGGGGGCCGTAGCGCTGCGGTCGGTGGATCCGTTGACTCCGTTGCATCGGGTGCCGGCCCCGGCGCGTACCGACCCTGTTGCTGTTCTTCTTACTGCCGCCGAGCAGCTCGGGACGGCCGCGCGTGTGTGCGGGCTGGCTGTGCAACACGCCCGGACGCGTGAGCAGTTCGGGCAGCCGATCGGGGCGTTTCAGGCCGTCAAGCATTTGTGCGCGCAGTCGTTGGTGCGGGTGGAGGTGGCGCGGGCCGCCGTCTACGCGGCGGCTGTGACCGGGGATGTGGTCGATATCGCGGCGGCTCGGTTGCTCGCTGACGAGGCGGCTGTGCGGGGGGCGCTGGACTGTTTGCAGGTGCATGGCGGGATGGGCTTCACCTGGGAGTCCGAGGTTCATCTGCACCTGAAACGGGCATGGGTGCGCGCTCGGCGTGGTGGTGGGAACACGGAGAGTGAGGAGTTGCTCGCGGCGGATCTGCTGGCCCGCGCGGCCTAG
- a CDS encoding EF-hand domain-containing protein, protein MVSTEYERRIAARFATFDQDGNGFIDREDFSSAAKALLAEFGTAARSDKGQALYIGAEAFWQGMAGIADRDGDQRVSREEFVNGAVKRLRDNPERFAEIGRPFLHAALDVADPDGDGSATIADTVRVLKALGVPDDVAAMAADALDTDSDGKVGEAEIISSFARYFTVPE, encoded by the coding sequence ATGGTCAGCACCGAGTACGAGCGACGGATCGCCGCCCGGTTCGCCACCTTCGACCAGGACGGCAACGGCTTCATCGACCGGGAGGACTTCAGCTCGGCGGCCAAGGCGCTGCTCGCGGAGTTCGGTACGGCGGCCCGCTCCGACAAGGGCCAGGCCCTGTACATCGGCGCGGAGGCGTTCTGGCAGGGCATGGCCGGCATCGCCGACCGGGACGGCGACCAGCGCGTCAGCCGCGAGGAGTTCGTCAACGGCGCGGTCAAGCGGCTGCGCGACAACCCGGAGCGCTTCGCCGAGATCGGCCGCCCCTTCCTGCACGCGGCCCTCGACGTCGCGGACCCGGACGGCGACGGCTCGGCCACCATCGCGGACACCGTGCGCGTCCTCAAGGCCCTCGGCGTACCGGACGACGTCGCCGCGATGGCCGCCGACGCCCTCGACACGGACAGCGACGGCAAGGTCGGCGAGGCGGAGATCATCTCCTCCTTCGCCCGCTACTTCACCGTCCCCGAATAG
- a CDS encoding class I adenylate-forming enzyme family protein, producing MNETAYSLSSSRTLWELVARRADLTPDRPVLLQDDRALTFGELRDRSERVAAGLYGMGVRPGTVVAWQLPTRVETALLSFALARLGAVQTPVIPFYRDREVGFALRESKAEYFAVPGVWRGFDYGEMARRLGAKGVFEAYDSAQLPYGDPALLPAPPADGTSVRWIYWTSGTTSDPKGVLHTDRSLIAGGSCLAHALRLTADDVGSMAFPYAHIAGPDYTVMLLLYGFPAVMFEQFALPDALEGYRKHGVTVAGGSTAFYSMFLAEQRKQPGSKVIPSLRLLAGGGAPKPPEVYHSVVREMGVQLTHGYGMTEVPMITMGAPDDTVENLATTEGRPPDGMEIRIAEGGEVRLRGEAVCQGYLDPAQTAEAFDADGFLRTGDLGVVTETGHLILTGRLKDVIIRKGENISAKEIEDLLAAHPDVGDVAVVGLPDAERGERVCAVVEQPPGAGELTLAAVTDYLCAEGLSVHKLPEQLEIVDALPRNDALRKVLKYKLRERYSGTVK from the coding sequence ATGAACGAGACGGCGTACTCCCTGAGTTCCTCCCGCACCCTGTGGGAACTGGTCGCCCGCCGCGCCGACTTGACCCCCGACCGCCCGGTCCTCCTCCAGGACGACCGGGCCCTGACCTTCGGCGAGTTGCGCGACCGGTCGGAGCGCGTGGCGGCGGGCCTGTACGGCATGGGTGTCCGCCCCGGCACGGTCGTCGCCTGGCAGCTGCCCACCCGCGTCGAGACGGCCCTGCTCTCCTTCGCGCTGGCCCGCCTGGGCGCCGTACAGACACCGGTGATCCCCTTCTACCGCGACCGCGAAGTCGGCTTCGCGCTACGGGAGTCGAAGGCGGAGTACTTCGCGGTGCCGGGCGTCTGGCGCGGCTTCGACTACGGGGAGATGGCACGGCGGCTCGGCGCGAAGGGCGTCTTCGAGGCGTACGACAGCGCCCAACTCCCATACGGTGACCCGGCGTTGCTCCCCGCCCCGCCCGCCGACGGCACCTCGGTCCGCTGGATCTACTGGACCTCCGGCACCACCTCCGACCCCAAAGGCGTGCTGCACACGGACCGTTCACTGATCGCGGGCGGCTCCTGCCTCGCGCACGCGCTGCGTCTCACGGCGGACGACGTGGGCTCGATGGCCTTCCCGTACGCGCACATAGCGGGGCCCGACTACACGGTGATGCTGCTGCTGTACGGCTTCCCGGCGGTGATGTTCGAGCAGTTCGCGCTGCCGGACGCGCTGGAGGGGTACCGCAAGCACGGGGTGACGGTGGCCGGCGGCTCAACCGCCTTCTATTCCATGTTCCTTGCCGAGCAGCGCAAGCAGCCGGGGAGCAAAGTCATTCCCTCGCTACGGCTGCTCGCGGGCGGCGGCGCTCCCAAGCCGCCGGAGGTCTACCACTCCGTCGTACGGGAGATGGGGGTCCAGCTCACCCACGGCTACGGCATGACCGAGGTGCCGATGATCACGATGGGGGCGCCCGACGACACCGTGGAGAATCTGGCGACCACCGAGGGGCGGCCGCCGGACGGGATGGAGATACGGATCGCCGAGGGTGGCGAGGTGCGGTTGCGCGGGGAGGCCGTGTGTCAGGGGTACTTGGACCCGGCGCAGACGGCGGAGGCGTTCGACGCGGACGGTTTTCTGCGCACCGGAGACCTGGGGGTCGTGACGGAGACCGGGCATCTGATTCTCACCGGGCGGCTGAAGGACGTGATCATCCGCAAGGGGGAGAACATCTCGGCGAAGGAGATCGAGGATCTGCTCGCCGCGCATCCGGACGTCGGGGACGTGGCCGTCGTAGGGCTGCCGGACGCGGAGCGTGGGGAGCGGGTGTGTGCGGTGGTCGAACAGCCGCCAGGGGCCGGGGAGTTGACGCTTGCCGCCGTCACGGACTACCTGTGCGCGGAAGGGCTGTCCGTGCACAAGCTGCCGGAGCAGCTGGAGATCGTGGACGCCCTTCCGCGCAACGACGCCTTGCGGAAAGTGCTCAAGTACAAGCTGCGGGAACGCTATTCGGGGACGGTGAAGTAG